The following proteins are encoded in a genomic region of Loxodonta africana isolate mLoxAfr1 chromosome 27, mLoxAfr1.hap2, whole genome shotgun sequence:
- the UBP1 gene encoding upstream-binding protein 1 isoform X5, translating to MLDNRKMGDPPALSGKLVKSIIRVVFHDRRLQYTEHQQLEGWRWNRPGDRLLDLDIPMSVGIIDTRTNPSQLNAVEFLWDPAKRTSAFIQVHCISTEFTPRKHGGEKGVPFRIQVDTFKQNENGEYTDHLHSASCQIKVFKPKGADRKQKTDREKMEKRTAHEKEKYQPSYDTTILTEMRLEPIIEDAVEHEQKKSSKRTLPADYGDSLAKRGSCSPWPDTPTAYVNNSPSAAAAFTSPPQSTCSVPDSNSSSPNHQGDGVSQASGEQLQSSATIQETQQWLLKNRFSSYTRLFSNFSGADLLKLTKEDLVQICGAADGIRLYNSLKSRSVRPRLTIYVCQEQLGGTVLPGQQQAAGSGGDSGSGTPHVYHAIYLEEMLASEVARKLALVFNIPLHQINHVYRQGPTGIHILVSDQMVHNFEEESCFSFSTVKVENGGGIHIILK from the exons ATGCTGGATAATCGGAAAATGGGAGATCCGCCCGCGCTTAGCGGGAAGCTGGTAAAG AGCATCATCCGAGTCGTGTTCCACGACAGACGGCTGCAGTATACGGAGCATCAGCAGCTCGAAGGCTGGAGGTGGAATCGCCCGGGAGATAGACTGCTGGATTTAG atatCCCAATGTCTGTGGGAATAATTGACACAAGGACAAATCCAAGCCAGTTAAATGCAGTTGAATTTCTGTGGGATCCTGCAAAGCGCACATCTGCTTTCATTCAG GTGCACTGCATCAGTACGGAATTTACACCCCGGAAGCACGGGGGGGAAAAGGGGGTGCCTTTCAGGATCCAGGTTGACACCTTTAAGCAGAATGAAAATGGGGAATACACGGACCATCTACACTCTGCTAGCTGCCAAATCAAAGTGTTTAAG CCTAAAGGAGCAGACaggaaacaaaaaacagaccGAGAGAAGATGGAGAAGAGAACTGCCCACGAAAAAGAAAAGTATCAGCCGTCCTACGACACCACAATCCTCACAGAG ATGAGGCTTGAGCCTATAATTGAAGATGCAGTTGAACATGAGCAGAAAAAGTCCAGCAAGCGGACTTTGCCAGCAGACTACGGTGATTCTCTGGCAAAGCGAGGCAGT TGTTCTCCGTGGCCCGATACCCCCACAGCCTACGTGAATAACAGTCCTTCCGCAGCAGCGGCTTTCACCTCCCCCCCGCAGAGCACCTGCAGTGTCCCAGACAG CAATTCTTCTTCCCCAAATCATCAGGGAGATGGCGTCTCACAGGCCTCTGGTGAG CAACTTCAGTCTTCAGCCACCATCCAGGAGACACAGCAGTGGCTGCTCAAAAACCGGTTCTCTTCCTACACAAGACTGTTTTCCAATTTTTCAg GTGCCGACTTactaaaactgacaaaagaggACCTGGTACAAATCTGTGGTGCGGCCGATGGGATTCGGCTCTATAACTCACTGAAGTCAAG GTCGGTTAGGCCTCGGTTAACCATCTACGTCTGCCAGGAGCAGCTGGGCGGCACAGTGCTGCCCGGGCAGCAGCAGGCTGCAGGCAGTGGAGGCGACAGTGGCAGTGGGACACCCCACG tttatcATGCAATCTACTTGGAAGAAATGCTTGCCTCAGAAGTTGCTCGAAAACTTGCGTTGGTGTTTAATATTCCTTTGCACCAAATTAACCACGTTTACAGACAGGGTCCCACTGGTATTCACATTCTTGTTAGCGATCAG ATGGTTCACAACTTTGAAGAAGAGAGCTGTTTTTCCTTCTCCACAGTGAAAG
- the UBP1 gene encoding upstream-binding protein 1 isoform X4, producing MCAATSPAVKLHDETLTYLNQGQSYEIRMLDNRKMGDPPALSGKLVKSIIRVVFHDRRLQYTEHQQLEGWRWNRPGDRLLDLDIPMSVGIIDTRTNPSQLNAVEFLWDPAKRTSAFIQVHCISTEFTPRKHGGEKGVPFRIQVDTFKQNENGEYTDHLHSASCQIKVFKPKGADRKQKTDREKMEKRTAHEKEKYQPSYDTTILTEMRLEPIIEDAVEHEQKKSSKRTLPADYGDSLAKRGSCSPWPDTPTAYVNNSPSAAAAFTSPPQSTCSVPDSNSSSPNHQGDGVSQASGEQLQSSATIQETQQWLLKNRFSSYTRLFSNFSGADLLKLTKEDLVQICGAADGIRLYNSLKSRSVRPRLTIYVCQEQLGGTVLPGQQQAAGSGGDSGSGTPHVYHAIYLEEMLASEVARKLALVFNIPLHQINHVYRQGPTGIHILVSDQMVHNFEEESCFSFSTVKVENGGGIHIILK from the exons GTCAATCTTACGAAATTCGGATGCTGGATAATCGGAAAATGGGAGATCCGCCCGCGCTTAGCGGGAAGCTGGTAAAG AGCATCATCCGAGTCGTGTTCCACGACAGACGGCTGCAGTATACGGAGCATCAGCAGCTCGAAGGCTGGAGGTGGAATCGCCCGGGAGATAGACTGCTGGATTTAG atatCCCAATGTCTGTGGGAATAATTGACACAAGGACAAATCCAAGCCAGTTAAATGCAGTTGAATTTCTGTGGGATCCTGCAAAGCGCACATCTGCTTTCATTCAG GTGCACTGCATCAGTACGGAATTTACACCCCGGAAGCACGGGGGGGAAAAGGGGGTGCCTTTCAGGATCCAGGTTGACACCTTTAAGCAGAATGAAAATGGGGAATACACGGACCATCTACACTCTGCTAGCTGCCAAATCAAAGTGTTTAAG CCTAAAGGAGCAGACaggaaacaaaaaacagaccGAGAGAAGATGGAGAAGAGAACTGCCCACGAAAAAGAAAAGTATCAGCCGTCCTACGACACCACAATCCTCACAGAG ATGAGGCTTGAGCCTATAATTGAAGATGCAGTTGAACATGAGCAGAAAAAGTCCAGCAAGCGGACTTTGCCAGCAGACTACGGTGATTCTCTGGCAAAGCGAGGCAGT TGTTCTCCGTGGCCCGATACCCCCACAGCCTACGTGAATAACAGTCCTTCCGCAGCAGCGGCTTTCACCTCCCCCCCGCAGAGCACCTGCAGTGTCCCAGACAG CAATTCTTCTTCCCCAAATCATCAGGGAGATGGCGTCTCACAGGCCTCTGGTGAG CAACTTCAGTCTTCAGCCACCATCCAGGAGACACAGCAGTGGCTGCTCAAAAACCGGTTCTCTTCCTACACAAGACTGTTTTCCAATTTTTCAg GTGCCGACTTactaaaactgacaaaagaggACCTGGTACAAATCTGTGGTGCGGCCGATGGGATTCGGCTCTATAACTCACTGAAGTCAAG GTCGGTTAGGCCTCGGTTAACCATCTACGTCTGCCAGGAGCAGCTGGGCGGCACAGTGCTGCCCGGGCAGCAGCAGGCTGCAGGCAGTGGAGGCGACAGTGGCAGTGGGACACCCCACG tttatcATGCAATCTACTTGGAAGAAATGCTTGCCTCAGAAGTTGCTCGAAAACTTGCGTTGGTGTTTAATATTCCTTTGCACCAAATTAACCACGTTTACAGACAGGGTCCCACTGGTATTCACATTCTTGTTAGCGATCAG ATGGTTCACAACTTTGAAGAAGAGAGCTGTTTTTCCTTCTCCACAGTGAAAG